A stretch of Telopea speciosissima isolate NSW1024214 ecotype Mountain lineage chromosome 11, Tspe_v1, whole genome shotgun sequence DNA encodes these proteins:
- the LOC122644757 gene encoding uncharacterized protein LOC122644757, whose product MGEKVFLRISSTKGVLRCGKKGKLSPRYIEPYEILASIGAVAYKLALPPSLVGVHDVFHVLMQRKYIPDPTHVLTHGPPELSADLTYVEEPVKILERNHSKKEASWERESEVRAKHPHLFNMSGQS is encoded by the coding sequence ATGGGTGAAAAGGTATTCCTTCGCATATCGTCAACAAAAGGGGTGTTGAGGTGTGgtaagaaagggaagttgagtCCTAGATACATTGAACCATATGAGATCCTAGCAAGCATCGGGGCTGTGGCATATAAACTGGCCCTGCCTCCGTCACTGGTAGGTGTTCATGACGTGTTCCACGTATTGATGCAGCGGAAGTACATTCCGGATCCGACCCATGTCTTAACTCATGGACCACCTGAACTTTCTGCGGACTTGACCTATGTGGAAGAACCTGTAAAGATTCTCGAGAGGAACCACTCGAAAAAggaagcatcttgggagcgCGAAAGCGAAGTTCGAGCAAAGCACCCTCACTTATTCAACATGTCAGGTCAGTCttaa